The following proteins are encoded in a genomic region of Streptomyces lunaelactis:
- a CDS encoding BTAD domain-containing putative transcriptional regulator: protein MLCIKFDGLSGLGKLSSVKGSVRDDWNRSRDPIFPGSDVTLRSTCPDSLDLTAFRDLVARADRARRDNDAKTAARYLNDAPAHWRGPRWPDSAASTPKPARTA, encoded by the coding sequence ATGCTCTGCATCAAGTTCGACGGCCTGTCCGGGCTCGGCAAGCTCAGCAGCGTGAAGGGCTCCGTACGTGACGACTGGAATCGATCACGCGACCCCATCTTCCCCGGAAGTGATGTCACGCTGAGGTCCACCTGTCCCGACTCACTTGACCTGACCGCTTTCCGGGACCTCGTCGCCCGGGCGGACCGGGCCCGACGCGACAACGATGCCAAGACTGCCGCCCGGTACCTGAACGACGCCCCCGCTCACTGGCGGGGACCGCGCTGGCCGGATTCCGCGGCGAGTACGCCCAAGCCAGCGCGAACGGCTTGA